The Cricetulus griseus strain 17A/GY unplaced genomic scaffold, alternate assembly CriGri-PICRH-1.0 unplaced_scaffold_218, whole genome shotgun sequence nucleotide sequence AGGCACCCCAGAAACCCAGAGTGTATCAGAACGCCCCTCCTCCATGACCCCCCTCACCCCAACATCACATGCAATAGGATCCGGTGTGCACCAGTAAGGAACTTTTATTGCTCATGACACTGACATGACAGGGTTCACTGGTTCCTGTGAGTGGAGAGGGGCCAACAGCTGCACAGGAGCGTAGGTCCCAGCACCACTTCCTAGGCCGAAGGGAGGGAATACTCTAATTGAATTATAGGAATATCCACTAACCTCCAGAACACACTCATGAAGTACTGGCCTGTCCTCCAGAAGCTCATGCTCAGGTAGAGGGGCTCAGGGCCTGTCTTCCTGAAACTGGTCTCAAGGACAACATCACTGTAGCCCTGGTCCCGTGCAAACTGGAGGACAGTTCTGATCAGTGCTTTCGCTATTCCCTGTCCTCGATGTTGTGAGGACACAGACAGGTGTAAGAGCTCCAGCTGCTTCCTCCCTACTGGGGGATCCTTGACTGGCAGACCACCCACTATGCCCACCACCTGAATCCCAGACTCAGCCACCCAGAAACCTGAGCCACACACACTCAGGTAGGACTTGGTGATGTCAGCCATGTCTGTGTGCAAACACTTGGTCACATACTCCTTCCAGGGCTGCCTGGCAAGGAGCCGCAGCACTAGGAGCAGAGAGAAGATGCACACAGTCGCTAGCAGCCAGGACCCagacaccaggaccatggcaaGTGGCAACCCAAGAAAGAGCAGAATGGTTCGGGGCAGCGTCAGCACGTGGCCGAAGGTGGCGGGAATGTGCTCCTCCATGCCCCTTGTGATCAAATCCAGTACCTTTTGTGGTCGCTGTCCTGGTACTGGCGGATGTGATAAGGAGCCATGGGAGACTGCTGGGTGTCAAGTCTCGGCAtctgggagagatggctctaccTGCCTGCACACCTTCCCTGAGCCCTGCAGAAGAGAAAAGCATGTGAGTCCCTGAACTTCCCACTCCCAACACTCTTGTAAGCTCTGTTTGTGGGTGTGTCTTTCTACTGTCACAGAGAGGAGGCAGACACCAACACTGGGGAAAGATATTGTATCAGCCACATGTGATTCCTCCCCTGCCCGCTCCCCTTTCCAGCCCCTAGCCATGGGGTACTGGGTGTGTCCCTTCTCCTCTCTGAGCCGGTGTCTTCACTTGTAGATCAGGAAGGAAGAAGATCTGGGCTTTAATTCTATGACTTGTATGCAGCACACATATAAACTGCTCCCTCTCTGCTGTTACCCAGTTACAGGCTCTATGGTCTTCAGTACTGAGATGGCACTTTTGTGCAGGAAGATGTGATGTCCTGAGAACTGTGTTTCCTATTCGAGATCCCTACATCACAGTGTTGTGTTCCCAAGCTCAAGTTCCAGCAAAGCCTCCTCTTTCCCCATTAGAAAGACTTGATCCAGTAAAAGACAAAGGGTTAAGCCTCAAACACCCCACCTTTAATATTGTGATATAAGCCCaaccttgctctctttcctctcactTGGTACCACAGGGTCAGGAGTGTCTGGAATGGCTCCCATCTCTGAGTAGCATTAAGTAGACATTGCTATCTGCCCTCAATCTGGGCAGCAGACCTTGGAAGGCAACTCATTGGTGGCTCTAGAATAATTGTAAACCAAAGGCCAAGGAGTGGAATGTGACAGTGGAAGGGGTACCCATCATTTTCCTTGTGACCCCATGGAATACCACAGATGAGCAAGCTCTGGCATGGCACATTTGGCCCCATCCTTGTGAAGCATGCCAtctgcttcctgtttccttcagGTCTTAGTGTTTGTCCCCGATTCCCAGCCTGGTTGCCTGAATGCACCTGCtaaagacagtggttctcaacctgtgagtagGGCCCCCAGGGGTAtgattgaatgaccctttcacaggggact carries:
- the LOC113837953 gene encoding LOW QUALITY PROTEIN: probable N-acetyltransferase CML1 isoform X2 (The sequence of the model RefSeq protein was modified relative to this genomic sequence to represent the inferred CDS: inserted 1 base in 1 codon); the encoded protein is MPRLDTQQSPMAPYHIRQYQDSDHKXVLDLITRGMEEHIPATFGHVLTLPRTILLFLGLPLAMVLVSGSWLLATVCIFSLLLVLRLLARQPWKEYVTKCLHTDMADITKSYLSVCGSGFWVAESGIQVVGIVGGLPVKDPPVGRKQLELLHLSVSSQHRGQGIAKALIRTVLQFARDQGYSDVVLETSFRKTGPEPLYLSMSFWRTGQYFMSVFWRLVDIPIIQLEYSLPSA